A genomic window from Pirellulaceae bacterium includes:
- the larB gene encoding nickel pincer cofactor biosynthesis protein LarB, producing the protein MDREQLTKLCRRFVAGELESRRFLAECLAATTSQSDEVAIDLDRVDRCGFPEVVFGEGKSLDAIKAAVRALNDQNQPVLATRVSPEQAAAVKSEFVDVEYNQVAKTLRLGDQPTLMGRVAVITAGTSDRPIAEEARETLHWMGIRTHVITDVGVAGPHRLAARWIDLQALDAAVVIAGMEGALPSVVGGYVDCPVVAVPTSVGYGASFDGLAALLGMLNSCAANVTVVNIDAGFKAGYVAGLIAHQKHRAGTSDGDHH; encoded by the coding sequence ATGGACCGTGAACAGTTAACGAAATTGTGTCGACGATTTGTCGCTGGCGAACTCGAAAGTCGTCGGTTTTTGGCGGAATGTTTGGCGGCGACAACCTCTCAATCGGACGAGGTTGCCATTGATCTGGATCGGGTTGATCGCTGCGGATTTCCTGAGGTGGTGTTCGGAGAGGGGAAATCTCTTGACGCGATCAAGGCGGCAGTGCGAGCCTTAAACGATCAAAATCAGCCTGTTTTGGCCACGCGAGTGTCGCCCGAGCAAGCGGCGGCAGTGAAATCAGAGTTCGTCGACGTGGAGTATAATCAGGTGGCCAAGACTCTGAGGTTGGGAGATCAACCGACGCTGATGGGCCGAGTTGCTGTGATTACGGCGGGAACTTCGGATCGTCCCATCGCCGAAGAGGCTCGAGAGACGCTCCATTGGATGGGGATTCGAACCCATGTGATTACCGACGTGGGGGTGGCTGGTCCTCATCGCTTAGCTGCTCGTTGGATTGATTTGCAAGCTTTGGATGCGGCCGTCGTGATTGCAGGAATGGAAGGCGCTCTGCCCAGTGTTGTCGGTGGGTATGTTGATTGTCCCGTTGTGGCGGTGCCCACCAGTGTCGGATATGGAGCGAGTTTCGACGGTTTGGCCGCATTGCTTGGAATGTTGAACAGTTGCGCTGCCAATGTTACGGTTGTTAATATCGACGCCGGCTTCAAAGCAGGCTATGTTGCTGGACTCATTGCTCACCAAAAGCATCGGGCTGGCACGTCTGATGGCGACCATCACTAA
- a CDS encoding bifunctional riboflavin kinase/FAD synthetase gives MKLIRRIADITPELQFGAVTIGNFDGVHHGHAKILRRLIQHARRVGGPAVVFTFDPHPVRLLRPSLAPPPLTWTERKMELVAEIGVDALVAYPTDEKLLDLSPQEFFSDIILDTFRAQVVVEGPNFFFGKDRAGDVKLLTELCRVNSITADTVKPVESDDRYVSSSRIRDHIAAGDVAFAREMLTQPYRIRGVVIHGSARGAGIGFPTANVDAVDTLLPGPGVYAGRAYCEAGVWPAAINLGPNPTFGDQSCKLEVHLIGFDGGLYGQSLEVDFLARLRDVQSFDGIDPLKKQLQLDVLKATEVCQGFATRAGELP, from the coding sequence TTGAAATTGATCCGACGTATCGCCGACATAACCCCCGAACTGCAATTCGGGGCAGTTACGATTGGTAATTTTGATGGTGTCCATCACGGACATGCCAAGATCCTTCGAAGGCTAATCCAGCATGCGCGTCGTGTCGGTGGGCCGGCAGTCGTATTTACGTTTGATCCCCATCCGGTTCGTCTGTTGAGACCGTCTCTAGCTCCTCCGCCGTTGACTTGGACCGAGCGAAAGATGGAGCTGGTGGCTGAAATTGGTGTGGATGCTTTGGTGGCTTACCCCACGGATGAAAAATTGTTGGATTTGTCACCGCAAGAGTTTTTTTCGGATATCATTTTAGACACGTTTCGAGCCCAAGTCGTGGTCGAAGGCCCAAACTTTTTTTTTGGCAAGGATCGCGCTGGAGACGTAAAACTTCTTACTGAACTCTGCCGAGTAAATTCAATCACTGCCGACACGGTAAAACCGGTGGAAAGCGATGATCGGTATGTTTCCAGCAGTCGCATACGCGATCACATTGCGGCCGGTGATGTTGCTTTTGCTCGCGAAATGCTGACGCAACCCTATCGGATTCGAGGGGTGGTAATTCATGGTTCCGCTCGTGGTGCCGGAATTGGATTTCCCACTGCCAATGTTGATGCTGTCGATACCTTGCTACCCGGACCGGGTGTCTACGCTGGCCGAGCCTACTGTGAAGCTGGGGTCTGGCCGGCCGCTATCAACCTGGGTCCGAATCCAACCTTTGGGGACCAATCTTGCAAGTTGGAAGTGCATCTCATCGGGTTTGATGGTGGACTCTACGGTCAGTCGCTCGAGGTGGACTTTCTAGCGAGGCTGCGCGACGTTCAGTCGTTCGATGGAATTGATCCGCTGAAAAAACAGTTGCAACTCGATGTCCTCAAGGCCACGGAAGTCTGCCAAGGCTTTGCTACCAGAGCGGGAGAATTGCCGTGA
- a CDS encoding bifunctional oligoribonuclease/PAP phosphatase NrnA — protein MKIDWPRFVEVINANERFLLTSHIRPDCDALGSELGMAEVLEALGKNVLIVNGQSTPPNLSFIDPSGRIRTIAEDVQPSDLLDRQVLMVLDTSAWAQLGPMGDVLKSTSAKKIILDHHLSEDDLGAEAFKDPQAEATGRLVVEAAEKLGVELTPAMATPLYAAIATDTGWFRFPSAGSGTYRIGAKLIDAGADPPTIYRDLYEQQTLGRCRLRGVILSRLETELDGRFVHTYVLKEDFDRTGATPQDTEDAINLSLTISGTEFAVILVEQANGGVKTSFRSRCGLDCSKVAEHFGGGGHKAAAGAFIEEAFESAQAKVLDHVRSLLR, from the coding sequence ATGAAGATTGATTGGCCAAGATTCGTGGAAGTTATTAATGCGAACGAACGTTTTCTGCTCACGAGCCATATTCGACCGGATTGCGACGCTCTCGGTAGCGAGCTTGGAATGGCAGAAGTGCTTGAAGCACTCGGCAAAAATGTTTTGATCGTTAACGGCCAATCGACGCCGCCCAATCTGTCCTTTATCGATCCGAGCGGTCGGATTCGAACAATTGCAGAGGACGTTCAGCCGTCGGATTTGCTCGATCGCCAAGTGTTGATGGTGTTGGATACCAGTGCATGGGCCCAACTCGGCCCGATGGGCGACGTCCTCAAATCAACATCCGCAAAAAAAATCATCTTAGATCACCATCTTAGTGAAGATGATCTGGGAGCCGAAGCGTTCAAGGATCCGCAGGCTGAGGCCACTGGCCGCTTGGTCGTTGAAGCGGCTGAAAAGCTCGGGGTCGAATTGACACCTGCCATGGCCACGCCGCTCTACGCTGCGATTGCGACAGACACCGGCTGGTTTCGTTTTCCTTCAGCTGGCAGCGGTACTTATCGAATCGGAGCCAAGTTAATCGATGCTGGAGCGGATCCGCCGACCATCTATCGAGATTTGTATGAGCAGCAGACGTTAGGGCGGTGCCGACTACGTGGCGTGATTCTTTCTCGCCTTGAAACGGAACTCGATGGTCGTTTTGTTCATACTTACGTGCTCAAGGAGGACTTCGATCGAACCGGGGCAACTCCGCAGGATACCGAGGATGCCATTAATTTGTCATTGACGATCAGCGGAACTGAATTTGCCGTGATTTTGGTTGAGCAGGCCAACGGAGGGGTCAAAACAAGTTTTCGCAGTCGCTGCGGTTTGGATTGCAGCAAGGTTGCGGAACATTTTGGTGGCGGAGGACACAAGGCGGCTGCCGGTGCATTTATTGAGGAAGCTTTCGAGTCGGCACAGGCAAAGGTGCTTGACCACGTGCGCAGCCTGCTGCGATAA
- a CDS encoding Rieske 2Fe-2S domain-containing protein: MNESHSSEHSDRDSEAPRRSFLMRFTTGLLAASLGLLPTLFGFLFFLDPLLRRRGAGSTSGEEQSHRDSEGFIKLDAKVDALPDNGAPMSFKVVDDKVDAWNKFTGVEVGTVWLRKKPDGTVIAFNTICPHLGCAVDYRSGKRDFFCPCHTSAFNLDGVKQNQIPPRGMDQLSTKLKAETGDAIWVKYENFLAGRKEKVPVNG, translated from the coding sequence ATGAATGAGTCTCATTCCTCGGAGCATTCTGACCGTGATTCGGAAGCTCCTCGCCGCAGTTTTCTGATGAGATTTACGACAGGCCTGCTTGCGGCCAGTCTTGGGCTGCTGCCGACGTTATTTGGATTCCTTTTTTTTCTCGATCCCCTGCTGCGAAGACGCGGGGCGGGTTCGACTTCGGGAGAGGAACAGTCGCATCGGGATTCGGAAGGCTTTATCAAGCTTGACGCGAAGGTTGATGCTTTGCCCGACAATGGTGCACCCATGTCGTTCAAGGTAGTCGATGATAAGGTGGATGCCTGGAATAAATTCACGGGTGTGGAGGTTGGCACCGTCTGGCTTCGCAAAAAGCCTGATGGAACCGTCATTGCCTTCAACACCATTTGTCCGCACCTTGGCTGTGCCGTTGATTATCGCTCCGGAAAACGAGACTTCTTCTGTCCGTGCCATACGAGTGCCTTCAATTTAGATGGAGTTAAACAAAATCAAATACCTCCCCGCGGTATGGATCAATTGTCAACCAAACTCAAGGCGGAAACGGGCGATGCAATTTGGGTTAAGTACGAGAACTTCTTAGCAGGCCGTAAGGAGAAGGTACCCGTCAATGGATAA
- a CDS encoding cytochrome b N-terminal domain-containing protein yields the protein MDKLLNWLDDRTGYRDLLNDALYESIPGGARWRYVWGSTLVFTFAIQMITGVFLWMAYSPSAQTAWESVFYIEHQMYFGSVVRGIHHYAAQMMVVLLAVHLCQVIVDGAYRAPREINFWIGLILMQIVLGLSLTGYLLPWDQKGYYATQVTTKIVGATPLVGQELQTLAQGGTQYGHHTLTRFFAMHAGVLPATLIFFLVIHIYVFRRHGITVPDPDRKETEAFWPDQVFRDAVACLGIFAVILALALFKGAELSGPANPSEAYSAARPEWYFLFLFRFLRFEIVEHYGLAFGAIYVPAAVMLIIALMPLIALVRGGHRFNVAFTGVLMVLIIGLTGLSLYEDSVDTQHQAALAEAARDGHRAVELAGGSEMIPIEGAGALLREDPFTQGPRLFSQYCASCHRYDGHNGRGRLVMDLNAETGVEAASLPTAPDLANFADREWWRRVLTDYRQLMSPLQHAGYDVESSTEEGMLSWFDENAEALRDEANRADVDAMVEYLVSQSQRPGLNLNEELVQRGEEILSSGSLTQGEFTTCDNCHAELGGEFVVGTDNGGIPELNGYGSTAWLKAFVENAGSEQFYGEKNQMPVFAEKISAKNLDLIVRWMTGDYAETEVHDYPSKVKELQEQLAPQSSVVGEAGPAPSK from the coding sequence ATGGATAAGTTGCTTAATTGGCTCGACGATCGGACTGGGTACCGAGACCTTTTAAACGATGCGCTTTACGAGTCGATACCGGGTGGGGCCCGCTGGCGCTACGTTTGGGGAAGCACGCTGGTCTTTACGTTTGCGATCCAGATGATCACGGGCGTATTTCTCTGGATGGCGTATAGTCCCAGTGCGCAAACCGCTTGGGAGAGCGTTTTCTACATCGAACACCAAATGTATTTTGGTAGCGTTGTCCGCGGTATCCATCACTATGCGGCTCAAATGATGGTTGTCTTGCTGGCGGTGCATCTATGTCAGGTGATAGTCGATGGTGCCTATCGAGCGCCCCGCGAGATAAACTTCTGGATCGGTTTGATCCTGATGCAAATTGTGCTCGGCTTGTCGCTGACTGGCTACCTTTTGCCTTGGGACCAAAAAGGCTACTACGCCACGCAGGTCACCACGAAAATTGTGGGTGCAACGCCGCTTGTCGGGCAAGAATTGCAGACGTTGGCTCAGGGAGGAACTCAGTATGGTCATCACACCCTCACCCGCTTTTTCGCCATGCACGCCGGAGTTTTACCCGCGACGTTGATTTTCTTTCTAGTCATTCATATTTATGTTTTTCGTCGGCACGGCATCACGGTCCCAGACCCTGATCGGAAAGAAACCGAAGCTTTCTGGCCCGACCAAGTCTTTCGAGATGCCGTGGCTTGCCTGGGCATTTTTGCAGTGATCCTCGCGCTGGCTCTGTTCAAAGGTGCCGAATTAAGTGGACCGGCGAATCCATCCGAAGCGTATTCTGCAGCTCGACCCGAATGGTACTTCTTGTTCCTGTTTCGCTTCTTAAGATTCGAAATTGTGGAACACTACGGCTTGGCGTTTGGGGCGATCTATGTTCCTGCGGCCGTGATGTTGATCATCGCTCTCATGCCTCTGATTGCCTTGGTACGTGGTGGGCATCGATTTAATGTTGCATTTACTGGTGTGTTGATGGTTTTGATCATCGGACTAACGGGACTCTCGCTCTACGAAGACTCAGTGGATACCCAGCACCAAGCTGCCCTCGCCGAGGCAGCGCGTGACGGACATCGAGCAGTTGAACTGGCCGGCGGTTCCGAGATGATTCCAATCGAAGGAGCTGGAGCCCTTTTGCGCGAAGATCCATTCACTCAAGGTCCCCGCTTGTTTTCCCAGTATTGCGCTTCGTGCCACCGGTACGATGGTCATAACGGTCGAGGACGATTGGTGATGGACTTGAATGCGGAAACAGGTGTTGAGGCCGCATCGCTCCCGACGGCTCCTGATCTGGCAAATTTTGCCGATCGAGAATGGTGGCGGCGCGTTTTGACCGATTACAGACAGTTGATGTCTCCGCTACAGCATGCGGGCTATGATGTCGAGAGTTCTACCGAGGAGGGAATGCTCTCTTGGTTTGACGAAAATGCCGAAGCATTGAGGGATGAAGCAAATCGTGCCGATGTGGACGCGATGGTGGAGTATCTCGTTTCGCAAAGCCAGCGGCCCGGATTGAATCTGAATGAAGAACTCGTCCAACGTGGTGAGGAAATCTTGAGTTCGGGTTCGCTTACCCAGGGTGAATTCACCACTTGTGACAATTGCCACGCTGAGCTGGGCGGTGAATTTGTAGTGGGAACAGACAACGGAGGCATCCCCGAACTGAATGGTTACGGGTCGACTGCTTGGTTGAAAGCGTTTGTTGAAAACGCGGGTAGCGAGCAGTTTTACGGCGAAAAAAATCAGATGCCCGTCTTTGCCGAAAAAATTTCCGCCAAGAATCTCGATCTGATCGTTCGTTGGATGACTGGTGACTACGCGGAGACTGAAGTGCACGATTATCCGTCGAAAGTGAAGGAACTGCAGGAACAATTGGCCCCCCAATCGTCGGTCGTTGGAGAGGCTGGGCCCGCACCATCAAAGTGA
- a CDS encoding HAD hydrolase-like protein: protein MKIWLFDIDGTLIVSGGAGQEAAFSTLTDSFGVVELKRDPIRFAGRTDRAITRDLFEAHQIAVTEENWLRFRDAYLKHLQTFLAERPGEVLIGVQEAIGQLHACPHSHLGLLTGNLEAGAESKLRHYDLWHYFDFGGYGDHHTSRNHVAKTALESARAHLQKSIAPRDVWVIGDTANDIRCAKAIGANSVAVATGGFPIEELAEEKPDVLLADLSPSKIVDTLLRAQSS from the coding sequence ATGAAAATCTGGCTATTCGACATCGATGGGACACTGATTGTGAGTGGCGGGGCCGGGCAGGAAGCCGCTTTTTCAACCCTGACCGACAGCTTTGGTGTGGTCGAATTGAAACGCGATCCGATCCGCTTTGCTGGCCGCACGGATCGAGCAATCACTCGCGATCTGTTCGAAGCCCATCAGATTGCTGTAACGGAAGAAAACTGGCTTCGATTTCGAGACGCCTATCTCAAACATCTGCAGACTTTTTTGGCAGAACGACCGGGTGAAGTCTTGATTGGCGTGCAGGAAGCCATCGGACAACTGCATGCGTGCCCGCACTCTCATTTGGGACTGCTAACCGGCAACTTAGAAGCGGGAGCAGAATCAAAGCTTCGTCACTACGACCTTTGGCATTATTTCGATTTCGGTGGATATGGGGATCACCATACGTCCCGCAATCATGTTGCGAAAACGGCCTTAGAGAGCGCCAGAGCCCACTTACAGAAATCGATTGCCCCCCGCGATGTCTGGGTTATCGGAGATACGGCAAACGACATTCGCTGTGCAAAGGCGATCGGTGCAAATTCCGTCGCGGTTGCCACGGGCGGTTTTCCCATTGAAGAACTCGCCGAGGAAAAACCTGATGTGCTGCTTGCCGATCTATCGCCATCGAAAATCGTCGACACACTTCTTCGAGCCCAAAGCTCGTGA
- a CDS encoding trypsin-like peptidase domain-containing protein, translated as MNYEANPSAPRPLLARMLPYILMLLVGYLAAVWYGQWKSRALHDPNAQPRPITPRGQLAQDEESTIELFRANAPAVVFITTTQRSQNSLSFNETELNQGGGSGFVWDKQGHIVTNDHVIANADRAQVTLSDQSVWDATLVGRAPGKDLAVLKITADKNTLKPILLGESNNLSVGQKVFAIGNPFGLDHTLTTGVISALGREIRTNEKTGTVNASRTIDGVIQTDAAINPGNSGGPLLDSAGLLIGVNTAIYSPSGAYAGIGFAIPVDTVNRIVPDLIRNGQLTRPAIGVVPVHDWFTRQQKLKGVLFHDVLPDTPADQAGLEPTRAVKYRRGYRTWQMVDYGDLIIAANGDPISNLDEWFTFLESQKVGQPIELKIIRGLGTEEQEELEIPLTLMESS; from the coding sequence ATGAACTACGAAGCCAATCCGTCTGCACCGCGTCCTCTTCTCGCACGCATGCTTCCCTACATTTTGATGCTGTTAGTTGGTTATCTAGCAGCCGTTTGGTACGGGCAGTGGAAATCCCGTGCACTTCACGACCCGAATGCACAACCGAGACCGATCACGCCACGTGGCCAGCTTGCTCAGGATGAAGAATCCACCATCGAGCTGTTTCGAGCAAACGCGCCCGCCGTGGTGTTTATAACGACTACCCAGCGATCTCAAAATTCGCTCTCGTTCAATGAAACCGAACTGAATCAAGGCGGTGGATCGGGATTTGTCTGGGACAAACAGGGCCACATCGTCACAAACGATCATGTGATCGCCAACGCAGATCGAGCACAGGTGACGCTTTCAGATCAGTCCGTGTGGGATGCCACTCTGGTGGGTCGAGCTCCTGGCAAAGATCTTGCCGTACTGAAAATCACCGCTGACAAAAACACGCTCAAACCGATCTTGCTTGGCGAGTCAAACAACTTGAGTGTCGGTCAAAAGGTATTTGCAATTGGAAACCCGTTTGGACTCGACCACACGCTGACCACAGGAGTCATCAGCGCTCTCGGCCGAGAGATCCGCACCAACGAAAAAACAGGGACCGTCAATGCGAGTCGCACAATTGACGGCGTGATCCAAACGGACGCAGCCATCAACCCGGGAAATTCAGGGGGACCTTTACTCGACAGCGCCGGGCTACTGATTGGCGTCAACACGGCGATTTACAGTCCATCCGGCGCTTACGCCGGAATTGGCTTTGCGATCCCCGTAGACACCGTCAACCGCATCGTTCCGGATTTAATTCGTAACGGACAGTTGACACGACCGGCCATTGGGGTTGTTCCGGTGCACGATTGGTTCACACGTCAACAGAAACTCAAAGGCGTTTTGTTTCACGACGTTCTTCCGGATACACCCGCGGATCAAGCCGGCTTAGAACCAACGCGCGCTGTAAAATACCGTCGTGGTTATCGAACCTGGCAGATGGTGGACTATGGAGATTTGATTATTGCTGCGAATGGAGATCCGATCAGCAATTTAGATGAATGGTTTACATTTCTGGAAAGCCAAAAGGTGGGCCAACCAATCGAACTCAAGATCATTCGTGGCTTGGGCACGGAAGAACAAGAAGAACTCGAGATTCCACTGACGTTAATGGAATCAAGCTAA
- a CDS encoding AAA family ATPase: MYESYWGLTHKPFENNSNESFYYPSETHQAALLKLRYAIESRRDGAVLTGAPGLGKSLLIRTMFRMLPKTITPKVHLVFPQMPTNELLTYLAEELNPDSGNCGPLPTETAVRRIEKALRENSEAGRHAVVVVDEAQLITEVTTLDMLRLLLNFESQHGIGLTLLFVGQTSFLPTIDRHPGVEERLAVKCLLRPLDLDESVSYVNHRLNQAGAAEPIFDELALERIHAVTHGNPRQINRLCDLALLIGFAEERRSITNEAIEAVSEELVAVVPE, encoded by the coding sequence ATGTACGAATCGTACTGGGGACTCACACATAAGCCGTTCGAAAACAACTCGAACGAGTCCTTTTACTATCCGAGCGAAACGCATCAAGCGGCCCTACTAAAACTGCGTTACGCCATCGAAAGTCGGCGTGATGGCGCAGTCCTGACCGGGGCCCCCGGCCTGGGTAAATCGTTGCTCATCCGAACCATGTTTCGAATGCTTCCCAAAACGATCACACCCAAAGTCCATTTAGTATTCCCCCAAATGCCGACCAATGAACTTCTGACCTACTTGGCAGAAGAACTCAATCCAGATTCGGGCAACTGCGGGCCACTGCCCACGGAAACCGCGGTGCGTAGGATTGAGAAAGCTCTGCGGGAGAACAGCGAGGCAGGAAGGCATGCAGTCGTGGTGGTTGATGAAGCTCAACTGATCACCGAGGTCACCACCTTGGACATGCTGCGATTGCTGCTTAACTTCGAAAGCCAACATGGTATCGGCTTGACCTTGCTCTTCGTCGGACAGACGTCGTTTCTGCCGACGATCGATCGACATCCGGGTGTCGAAGAACGTTTGGCAGTTAAGTGCCTATTGAGGCCATTGGACCTCGACGAAAGTGTCAGCTACGTGAATCATCGGCTCAACCAAGCCGGGGCCGCCGAGCCGATTTTTGACGAGTTGGCCTTAGAACGAATTCATGCCGTCACCCACGGAAATCCTCGGCAAATCAACCGTTTGTGCGACTTAGCCCTGTTGATTGGCTTTGCCGAAGAGCGCCGATCGATCACCAATGAGGCAATCGAAGCGGTTTCCGAGGAATTGGTGGCCGTCGTACCCGAGTAG
- a CDS encoding AAA family ATPase, translated as MTSLDQAFIRAFSKEDQPIAPEAVSGDKANTELYVEVADSTPDQLASAPIGQSTSIIDEPLEVETPTNRNYTGFIVDTTIRSLDNPTADDHTMSRETAKRPHVNPAGECKSVSLETNPPTLEPEESTPVEPQEPTPSLQQTASVVRMEPTVVTSPPLSFKPVWEVDEFQLPSPCLQMHDGLQEQLYSVRSLIRDVFHDQQKLISIHSCNPGEGRTTLAIGLAYFMAQQGHEVLIIDANHDQPNLAETLGLSVEFGWERFESGEEPLEECCIRSLQNRFSILPMISSDWSIGELGFGQTLRTMVGSLINAFDLILLDTSAGRPVWSSEMEDVTAAHFIIRDVRQTSDDALLQMKRHLKQHSNRIVETIENFSIADHINLKKTA; from the coding sequence ATGACATCATTGGACCAAGCGTTCATTCGAGCATTCTCAAAGGAAGATCAACCAATCGCCCCAGAGGCCGTTTCCGGAGATAAAGCGAATACGGAGCTTTACGTCGAAGTGGCCGATTCGACACCCGATCAGCTCGCCTCCGCCCCGATCGGCCAATCCACGTCAATAATTGACGAACCGCTCGAAGTCGAAACCCCGACCAACCGCAACTACACGGGATTTATCGTCGACACGACTATTCGTTCGCTCGACAACCCGACAGCGGACGACCACACGATGTCGAGAGAAACGGCAAAACGGCCGCATGTCAATCCGGCAGGGGAGTGCAAGTCCGTTTCACTCGAGACCAATCCTCCCACGTTAGAACCCGAGGAGTCAACGCCTGTTGAGCCTCAGGAGCCAACGCCATCGCTACAGCAAACAGCTTCCGTTGTCAGGATGGAACCAACCGTCGTAACGTCGCCCCCGCTGTCGTTCAAACCCGTTTGGGAAGTCGACGAGTTTCAGCTTCCATCGCCTTGTCTCCAGATGCACGATGGACTCCAAGAGCAACTGTACAGCGTGCGATCCTTGATTCGCGATGTGTTTCATGACCAGCAAAAGCTGATAAGTATCCACAGCTGCAATCCGGGCGAAGGACGAACAACCCTCGCGATTGGACTTGCCTACTTCATGGCACAACAGGGGCACGAAGTATTGATCATCGACGCCAATCACGATCAGCCGAATCTGGCAGAAACGCTGGGATTATCGGTCGAATTTGGCTGGGAACGATTTGAGAGCGGTGAAGAGCCGCTGGAAGAATGCTGTATTCGATCACTCCAGAATCGGTTTTCAATTCTCCCGATGATTAGCAGCGATTGGTCAATTGGCGAGCTCGGGTTTGGCCAAACACTTCGCACGATGGTCGGATCGCTCATCAACGCGTTTGATCTCATTCTACTCGATACCTCTGCGGGACGCCCCGTGTGGAGCAGCGAGATGGAAGATGTAACAGCCGCTCACTTCATCATACGTGATGTTCGCCAGACATCGGATGACGCCTTGTTGCAAATGAAACGACACCTGAAACAACACTCGAATCGGATCGTTGAAACAATTGAGAATTTTTCGATCGCAGATCACATCAACCTCAAAAAGACCGCTTAG